The DNA region GTCTCGCCGCGCGTCTCGAAGGCCGCGCCCCGCACGAGGACCCGCACATGGCGGCCTGGCGTGCCGCGTACACGGCCTTCGGCGCCAAGCCCTCGCGCACCCGCAACTCCGCCGAGGCGCTGGCCAAGCGGGCGCTCGCGGACGGCGGCCTGCCGCGGATCAACGCGCTCGTCGACGTCTACAACGCGATCAGCGTGGCCCGTCTGATCCCCGTCGGCGGCGAGGACATGGATCACATCAAGGGCGGCATGCGGCTGGTCCGGGCCGCCGGGGACGAGGACTTCGTCACCATGGCGGCGGGCGAGCGCGCCGTCGAGCACCCGGAGCCGGGCGAGGTCGTCTGGCGCGACGACGAGGGGGTCACCTGCCGGCGCTGGAACTGGCGGCAGGGCCCGCGCACCCGCCTCACGGAGGCGAGCGTGAACGCGATCTTCCTGCTCGAAGGCATGGGACCGGACGCGGGCCTGGAGGCGGCGGGCGCCGAGCTCGCCGAGCTCCTGGAGAAGGTCAGCCCAGGGGCGCGCGTCACCGTCCACGAGCCGGTGGGGTAGCCGGTTCGCCGCCCGCGGGGGTCGGGCGGTGGGTCAGCCCGCTTCGGCGGCGCGGACCTCGGCGGGCGTCGGGGCGGTGCCGCCGAGGTGCGCCGGCATCCACCAGGTGTCCTCCGGGCCCTTGGGGCGCGCGGGGTAGGCGCGCTGCGCGGCTTCCAGGAGCTCCTGGCAGCGCTCGCGCAGGCGGCGCGTGATCGCGCCCGCGTACTGGTCCTTGGGGGCTTCCAGGCGCTCGCCGACGCGGATCGTGATCGGCAGGCCCTGGCGCTTGAAGTTGCGGGGGTGCCCCTTCGTCCACAGCCGCTGCGTGCCCCACAGGGCCATCGGGATCAGCGGGACTCCGGCCTCCTGGGCCATGCGCGCGGCACCCGACTTGAACGACTTCAGCGTGAACGACTGCGAGATCGTCGCCTCGGGGAAGACGCCGATGATCTCTCCGGCGCGCAGCGAGTCCAGGGCGTGGGCGTAGGCCGTCTCGCCCTGCTTGCGGTCCACCGGGATGTGCTTCATGCCGCGCATCAGCGGCCCCGAGATCTTGTGGCGGAACACCGACTCCTTCGCCATGAAGCGCACCACGCGCTTCTGGGGCAGGGCGGCGAGGCCGTCGAAGATGAAGTCCAGGTAGCTGATGTGGTTGCTGACCAGGACTGCCCCGCCCGAGCGCGGAATGTTCTCGGAGCCCTTGCAGTCGATCTTCAGGTCGAGCGCCTTGAAGAAGGTCTTGGCGGCGCCGATGACCGGTCGGTAGACGAGTTCTGCCATGGCTGGGGAGGGCCCTTCGTCTCTGCCAGAGGAGAGGGCCTTTGGCAGGAAGCTAAGTTACGGATCCGTAGGGTCTACGGCTTTGCCAGATCGTGCCCCAAGAACGAGCGGCTGGCCAGCCATGGT from Streptomyces flavofungini includes:
- a CDS encoding B3/B4 domain-containing protein — translated: MTLTLTVSDEVRTLAPGFTHVAIEAYDLVNGPSTDATSALLDDAARRLAARLEGRAPHEDPHMAAWRAAYTAFGAKPSRTRNSAEALAKRALADGGLPRINALVDVYNAISVARLIPVGGEDMDHIKGGMRLVRAAGDEDFVTMAAGERAVEHPEPGEVVWRDDEGVTCRRWNWRQGPRTRLTEASVNAIFLLEGMGPDAGLEAAGAELAELLEKVSPGARVTVHEPVG
- a CDS encoding lysophospholipid acyltransferase family protein, whose translation is MAELVYRPVIGAAKTFFKALDLKIDCKGSENIPRSGGAVLVSNHISYLDFIFDGLAALPQKRVVRFMAKESVFRHKISGPLMRGMKHIPVDRKQGETAYAHALDSLRAGEIIGVFPEATISQSFTLKSFKSGAARMAQEAGVPLIPMALWGTQRLWTKGHPRNFKRQGLPITIRVGERLEAPKDQYAGAITRRLRERCQELLEAAQRAYPARPKGPEDTWWMPAHLGGTAPTPAEVRAAEAG